The following are from one region of the Corylus avellana chromosome ca1, CavTom2PMs-1.0 genome:
- the LOC132167650 gene encoding gamma-tocopherol methyltransferase, chloroplastic-like yields the protein MTTSVFPTCQLLHTCRPRPHLLHRTPGSTTSNRRQLTLAVTATTRAMEAERKNDGALKKGIAEFYDESSGMWEDIWGDHMHHGFYDPDSTVSVSDHRAAQIRMIDEALRFAGLSEDPTKGPKSVVDVGCGIGGSSRYLARKYEAKCQGITLSPVQAQRANALAAAQGLADKASFQVADALEQPFPDGQFDLVWSMESGEHMPDKAKFVNELVRVAAPGATIIIVTWCHRDLAPSEEALQPWEKELLNKICKSYYLPAWCSTVDYVKLLESLSLQDIKTADWSPYVAPFWPAVIRSALTWKDMTSLLRSVVELAGGGVGVWEWNRDEGHLYSFTVAGAGAPGFDLQVSGRWLPVPLILCSPFRKL from the exons ATGACCACGTCAGTATTTCCCACGTGCCAGCTCCTCCACACATGCCGCCCTAGGCCTCACTTACTCCATCGCACGCCTGGTTCGACGACCAGCAACAGGAGGCAGTTGACACTTGCGGTAACCGCGACGACACGGGCGATGGAAGCGGAGCGGAAGAACGATGGGGCGCTTAAGAAGGGCATAGCGGAGTTCTACGACGAGTCTTCCGGGATGTGGGAGGACATCTGGGGCGACCACATGCACCACGGCTTCTACGACCCGGATTCCACGGTTTCGGTCTCGGATCATCGGGCCGCCCAAATCCGCATGATCGATGAGGCGCTCCGATTCGCCGGGCTTTCGG AGGATCCTACAAAAGGGCCTAAAAGCGTAGTTGATGTTGGGTGTGGGATAGGCGGTAGCTCCAGATACTTGGCAAGAAAATATGAGGCCAAATGCCAAGGTATCACCCTTAGTCCTGTCCAGGCCCAAAGAGCTAATGCTCTTGCTGCTGCCCAAGGACTAGCCGACAAG GCTTCCTTTCAAGTTGCAGACGCTTTGGAACAACCATTTCCTGATGGACAATTTGATCTGGTGTGGTCCATGGAGAGCGGTGAACACATGCCTGACAAAGCAAAG TTTGTTAATGAGTTGGTTCGGGTTGCAGCCCCAGGAGCAACTATAATAATAGTAACATGGTGCCATAGGGATCTCGCTCCTTCTGAGGAAGCTTTGCAGCCGTGGGAGAAAGAGCTTCTGAACAAGATATGCAAATCTTATTATCTTCCAGCATGGTGTTCAACTGTTGATTATGTCAAATTACTGGAGTCTCTTTCTCTCCAG GATATTAAGACAGCAGATTGGTCGCCGTATGTCGCCCCATTTTGGCCAGCAGTGATACGTTCAGCATTGACATGGAAGGACATGACATCGCTGTTGCGAAGTG TGGTGGAGCTGGCAGGTGGAGGGGTGGGGGTGTGGGAGTGGAACAGGGATGAGGGTCACCTTTACAGTTTCACAGTGGCAGGAGCTGGAGCACCAGGCTTTGATCTTCAAGTATCTGGTCGCTGGTTGCCTGTGCCACTGATCTTGTGCTCCCCATTCAGAAAGCTTTGA
- the LOC132165103 gene encoding growth-regulating factor 5-like, whose amino-acid sequence MAYCSFYGKKVDPEPGRCRRTDGKKWRCSKDAYPDSKYCERHMHRGRNRSRKPVESQTMTQSSSSTVTSLTVSGSSSGNGSFQSLPLSAFGNPQGAGSGTNQSQYHLDSIPYGIPNKDYRYLQGLKPEVGEHSFFSDASGSNRNLQMDSPLDNTWPLMPSRVASFPASKSSDNSVLQNEYPQHSFFHGDFASGEPVKQEGQSLRPFFDEWPKTRDSWSGLEDERSNQTSFSTTQLSISIPMSTSDFSASSQSPHDN is encoded by the exons A TGGCCTATTGCTCCTTCTATGGGAAGAAGGTGGACCCGGAGCCGGGACGCTGCAGGAGGACTGATGGAAAGAAGTGGAGGTGCTCCAAAGACGCGTACCCGGACTCAAAGTACTGTGAGCGCCACATGCACCGTGGCCGCAACCGTTCAAGAAAGCCTGTGGAATCACAAACCATGACACAGTCATCATCGTCCACTGTGACATCCCTGACTGTTAGCGGAAGCAGCAGCGGAAATGGGAGCTTCCAGAGCCTTCCGTTGAGTGCCTTTGGTAATCCCCAAGGTGCCGGTTCTGGAACCAACCAATCCCAGTATCATCTGGACTCCATTCCATATGGAATCCCAAACAAAGATTACAG GTACCTTCAGGGACTAAAACCTGAGGTTGGCGAGCATAGTTTCTTCTCCGATGCATCCGGAAGCAATAGGAATCTCCAGATGGATTCGCCGCTAGACAACACATGGCCTCTGATGCCGTCCAGAGTCGCCTCATTTCCTGCATCGAAATCGAGCGACAACTCTGTGTTGCAGAATGAATATCCCCAGCACTCGTTTTTCCATGGTGATTTTGCCTCGGGGGAGCCGGTGAAACAGGAGGGTCAGTCCCTTCGACCTTTCTTTGATGAGTGGCCTAAAACTAGGGACTCCTGGTCTGGTCTTGAGGATGAGAGATCCAACCAAACCTCATTCTCCACAACTCAGCTCTCCATATCCATTCCAATGTCTACATCAGACTTTTCTGCAAGTTCTCAATCTCCACATG ATAATTGA